In one window of Toxotes jaculatrix isolate fToxJac2 chromosome 10, fToxJac2.pri, whole genome shotgun sequence DNA:
- the LOC121188764 gene encoding uncharacterized protein LOC121188764 produces the protein MAANGKVLATPRDIRVNCEATVEPCQLLEEYVKKMKFALVSWLRGEDKNALSIVPVSWIVDFDPENAKTEYLIECRSIGGKRPTNGWRVEPAQILQLAEKESTLKIAEQRLLQEDLPQSKKRKRVPNKLFFDPQEETVGKVSKKKNYKLIAARHSELEVLEEEPNLSQLNTAEALEEEVRALREENKRLRYQQSVGSSAACKDLETQLKALNKENVRLRNMAVKEIPSLLAAVKTLISYKITESSSYEGESEHEASVALPSPAQPTSPKPASVQLGKDDSTRVSAHCWETAKAQSTAKGMARTLLLGLFSIDVLLKSNLTGGVNKVDPSAERRQPLDPKKLQALLNAVVQQHPGVKIPDIRMAINKRICELRHQEKKKSSEGLANQSGS, from the exons ATGGCCGCGAACGGCAAGGTTCTGGCCACGCCCAGAGATATTAGGGTAAACTGTGAAGCTACGGTAGAACCTTGTCAGTTGTTGGAGGAGTACGTTAAAAAGATGAAATTTGCGCTTGTGAGCTGGTTAAGGGGGGAGGATAAAAATGCTCTCAGCATTGTTCCTGTCAGTTGGATTGTGGACTTCGACCCGGAAAACGCCAAAACGGAATACCTTATTGAGTGCCGCAGCATTGGTGGAAAGAGGCCCACTAATGGTTGGAGAGTCGAACCAGCACAGATTTTGCAGTTGGCGG aAAAGGAATCTACACTCAAGATTGCTGAGCAGAGACTCTTGCAAGAGGACCTTCCTCAAagcaagaagagaaagagggtgcCCAACAAACTCTTCTTTGACCCACAGGAGGAAACTGTAggaaaagtttcaaaaaag AAAAACTACAAACTCATAGCTGCAAGACATTCTGAATTAGAAGTTCTTGAAGAAGAGCCTAACCTCAGCCAATTGAATACTGCAGAAGCACTTGAGGAGGAGGTCAGGGCCCTCAGGGAGGAGAACAAAAGACTGCGGTACCAGCAGAGTGTAGGATCTTCTGCAGCCTGTAAAGATCTCGAGACCCAACTCAAGGCTTTAAATAAGGAGAACGTCAGGCTGCGGAACATGGCAGTTAAAG AAATTCCATCACTCTTGGCAGCTGTGAAGACCCTCATTTCGTATAAGATCACAGAGAGCTCAAGCTACGAAGGTGAAAGCGAACATGAGGCCAGTGTTGCTTTACCGTCACCTGCTCAACCTACATCTCCCAAACCAGcatca GTGCAACTAGGGAAGGATGACTCCACCAGAGTGTCTGCCCATTGTTGGGAAACTGCAAAAGCGCAATCCACAGCGAAAGGAATGGCCCGCACCCTCCTACTGGGCCTGTTCAGCATTGATGTGCTACTGAAGTCCAACCTAACGGGAGGGGTCAACAAGGTCGATCCATCTGCAGAGAGACGTCAACCTCTGGACCCCAAGAAGCTTCAAGCTTTACTCA ATGCAGTTGTTCAGCAACACCCAGGGGTGAAGATTCCAGACATACGGATGGCCATAAATAAAAGGATCTGTGAGTTAAGAcaccaggagaagaaaaagtcatCTGAAGGACTGGCTAATCAGAGTGGGTCTTGA